The proteins below are encoded in one region of Dromaius novaehollandiae isolate bDroNov1 chromosome 9, bDroNov1.hap1, whole genome shotgun sequence:
- the PLEKHB2 gene encoding pleckstrin homology domain-containing family B member 2 — MAFVKSGWLLRQSTILRRWKKNWFDLWSDGRLIFYDDQNRHDIEDKIHMRIHCINLRVGNECRDFQPPEGKQRDCLLQIVCRDGKTVNLCAESADDCLAWKMALQDARTNTGYVGSEVMYDETAISSAPPPYTAYATPSPEVYGYGYDQYNAGYPPTGPQVFYASNGQAYAVPYQYPYPGPYGQPPANHVIIRERYRDSDGDLALGMLAGAATGMALGSLFWVF; from the exons ATGGCATTTGTGAAGAGTGGATGGCTGCTCCGGCAAA GTACTATTTTACGGCGTTGGAAGAAGAACTGGTTTGACCTGTGGTCTGATGGCCGTTTAATATTCTACGATGATCAGAATCGCCATGATATAGAAGATAAAATCCACATGCGAATCCACTGCATCAACCTCAGAGTGGGGAATGAATGTCGAG ATTTCCAGCCTCCAGAGGGGAAGCAGAGAGACTGTTTACTGCAGATTGTTTGCCGTGATGGGAAGACAGTCAACCTCTGTGCAGAGAGTGCAGATGACTGCCT GGCATGGAAAATGGCTCTGCAGGATGCCAGAACAAACACG GGCTATGTGGGATCTGAAGTGATGTACGATGAGACAGCCATTTCCTCAGCCCCTCCTCCCTATACAGCATATGCTACACCATCACCTGAG GTTTATGGCTATGGCTATGATCAGTACAATGCTGGGTATCCCCCCACTGGTCCTCAAGTCTTCTATGCCTCCAATGGACAAGCCTATGCTGTTCCCTATCAATATCCCTACCCAG GACCTTATGGCCAGCCCCCTGCAAACCACGTCATCATTCGAGAACGTTACCGTGACAGCGATGGAGATCTTGCACTGGGCATGCTTGCTGGAGCAGCAACTGGAATGGCCCTGGGATCATTATTCTGGGTTTTCTAG